One window from the genome of Archaeoglobaceae archaeon encodes:
- a CDS encoding Lrp/AsnC family transcriptional regulator → MDKKDRKIISMLQRAKRPNLSEIGKEVGISAMGAKKRIDRLERENKIKSTALLNVEKLGIILALLAMEVESSEALQNLLRRFEKCPRIIKFFVTIGGYNLFALVWAEDLHSLESITLEKCSLRAQPGIRRYEVYPIREIQYDPFLDLKVVAEKIDPAPCGVDCGSCSRYNAEKCLGCPATSFYRGRL, encoded by the coding sequence ATGGACAAAAAAGACAGGAAGATCATTTCAATGCTCCAGAGGGCAAAACGTCCAAATCTTTCTGAGATCGGAAAAGAAGTTGGAATCTCCGCAATGGGTGCGAAAAAGAGGATAGATCGGCTTGAGAGAGAGAATAAAATCAAATCAACTGCTTTGCTCAATGTCGAAAAGCTTGGAATCATCCTTGCACTATTGGCAATGGAAGTAGAAAGCTCGGAGGCACTCCAAAATTTACTTAGAAGGTTTGAAAAGTGCCCGAGAATAATCAAATTCTTTGTGACCATTGGTGGCTACAATCTATTTGCACTTGTTTGGGCTGAAGATTTGCACTCGCTTGAAAGTATCACTCTCGAAAAATGCTCCTTAAGGGCACAACCCGGAATAAGAAGGTATGAGGTTTATCCGATAAGAGAGATTCAATATGATCCTTTTTTAGATCTTAAAGTCGTTGCAGAGAAAATCGATCCTGCTCCGTGCGGTGTAGACTGTGGAAGTTGTAGCAGATACAATGCTGAGAAATGCTTAGGATGTCCTGCAACTTCTTTCTACAGGGGAAGACTTTAG
- a CDS encoding carboxymuconolactone decarboxylase family protein, with product MEEILKKMEEMIGEKPMPQVLFSKICPEWIPRQIEERKFVMDLPEIPEKYKHLIMIAVSAALQCEMCTEVFVKIAKRRGVSDREIAEAILTARFAMASTIFATATNALKWLVGEDK from the coding sequence ATGGAAGAGATTCTTAAGAAAATGGAAGAGATGATCGGCGAAAAGCCGATGCCACAAGTTCTGTTTTCCAAGATCTGCCCTGAATGGATTCCAAGGCAAATAGAGGAAAGAAAGTTTGTAATGGATCTTCCAGAAATTCCAGAGAAATACAAACATCTTATAATGATTGCGGTCTCTGCTGCTTTACAGTGTGAAATGTGCACTGAGGTGTTTGTTAAGATTGCAAAAAGAAGAGGAGTCAGCGATAGAGAAATTGCGGAGGCAATTCTTACAGCGAGGTTTGCAATGGCTTCTACGATTTTTGCAACAGCTACAAATGCTTTAAAATGGCTTGTGGGTGAGGATAAATGA
- a CDS encoding sulfite exporter TauE/SafE family protein: MIDALTALSLFITGLIAGTLGGLLGIGGCVIMLPSLSFIFNYPLPVAIGTTITAVILTASSGAIGHLRMKNVDFATAKIVAVSGAIGAMVGSLIFFYIASEVWLLNLILGFAFLYVALRMVYEGIIKRKMPERTGNTVPGSKASKGTIGFFIGIITGIVGLGGGYALVPSFIYLLGSAVKIAVGTSLASFISMAVVSGAFKLYQGLVDVVAALSIGIGAVIGAQIGARLVKFVPSWTIKALFGFVFLYVSLRFIWQGLGAT, from the coding sequence ATGATCGACGCCTTAACTGCATTATCGCTCTTCATCACTGGCCTCATAGCGGGAACCCTTGGCGGTTTGCTCGGCATAGGTGGTTGCGTTATAATGCTACCCTCGCTTAGCTTCATATTCAATTATCCCTTGCCAGTGGCAATTGGAACGACGATCACCGCTGTGATTTTGACCGCAAGCTCGGGAGCGATTGGGCATTTAAGAATGAAAAATGTTGACTTCGCAACTGCGAAGATCGTTGCAGTTAGTGGAGCAATCGGCGCCATGGTTGGTTCGCTGATCTTCTTCTACATCGCAAGCGAAGTCTGGCTTCTGAACTTAATTTTGGGCTTTGCTTTCCTATACGTGGCTTTAAGAATGGTCTATGAGGGGATAATAAAGAGAAAGATGCCTGAAAGGACTGGTAACACCGTTCCTGGAAGCAAAGCTTCAAAGGGCACAATTGGGTTCTTTATAGGCATAATCACTGGAATCGTAGGGCTTGGTGGTGGATACGCTCTCGTTCCTTCGTTTATCTATTTGCTCGGCTCCGCGGTTAAAATCGCGGTTGGAACTTCGCTGGCTTCATTCATAAGCATGGCGGTTGTTAGCGGAGCTTTCAAGCTTTATCAGGGTCTCGTGGATGTGGTTGCTGCATTAAGCATCGGCATCGGGGCGGTCATTGGTGCTCAGATTGGAGCAAGACTCGTCAAATTTGTCCCTTCATGGACTATAAAAGCACTCTTTGGCTTCGTTTTTCTTTACGTTTCGCTACGCTTCATATGGCAAGGTTTGGGAGCGACATAG
- the tgt gene encoding tRNA guanosine(34) transglycosylase Tgt has product MILKFKVNCYEGSARTGVAEVRGKKFRTPAFLPVATLASVRALDFRDLKELGVEIIMANTFHLHLKPGDELIKELGGLHKFMNFNGVIATDSGGFQVFSLGFGMEHGIGKIADNIFLERLRNVSKKGEKWIEVDEDGISFRNPLNGSLMRLTPEKSMKIQSNLGSDIVFVFDECTSPLSDKEYTAKALERTNRWIERCLECYDRSQAIFGIVQGGEYKDLRLKSVEFILKHEFDGYGIGGSLGKSKADMLNILDWVVPLLPEDKPRHLLGIGAVEDIFNSVEKGIDMFDCVSPTRWARRGLIYVSPSAGGNVKNKFRVHIKNAKFRNDSKPLDPACDCFVCQNYSRAYIHHLFVSNELTYFRLASYHNVYFFLKLMEEIREAIKGGYFAELKKEWLGE; this is encoded by the coding sequence ATGATTCTGAAGTTCAAGGTAAATTGCTACGAAGGTTCTGCAAGAACGGGAGTTGCGGAAGTTAGAGGCAAGAAATTCCGCACTCCCGCTTTTTTACCTGTTGCAACGCTTGCCAGCGTTCGAGCTTTGGATTTCAGAGACCTTAAGGAGCTTGGTGTTGAAATAATAATGGCTAACACATTCCATCTCCATTTGAAGCCCGGAGATGAGCTTATCAAAGAACTTGGCGGGCTTCACAAGTTCATGAACTTCAATGGAGTCATAGCTACAGACTCAGGAGGTTTTCAGGTTTTCTCTCTTGGCTTTGGAATGGAGCATGGAATTGGGAAGATAGCGGACAACATTTTCCTTGAAAGGCTCAGAAATGTGAGCAAAAAGGGTGAAAAGTGGATTGAAGTTGATGAAGATGGAATAAGCTTCAGAAATCCGCTCAACGGCAGTTTAATGCGTCTAACTCCAGAGAAGTCGATGAAAATTCAGTCAAATCTTGGTTCGGACATCGTTTTTGTATTTGACGAATGCACATCTCCGCTTTCAGATAAAGAGTATACAGCAAAAGCTCTCGAAAGGACGAACAGATGGATTGAAAGATGCTTGGAGTGCTATGACAGAAGCCAAGCGATTTTTGGAATAGTTCAGGGAGGTGAATACAAAGATTTGCGCCTAAAATCAGTGGAGTTTATTTTAAAGCACGAATTCGATGGTTACGGCATTGGCGGTTCGCTTGGAAAGAGTAAAGCGGACATGCTGAACATTCTTGACTGGGTTGTTCCATTGCTTCCTGAAGATAAGCCAAGACATTTGCTTGGCATAGGTGCGGTTGAGGACATCTTTAACTCCGTGGAAAAGGGCATCGACATGTTCGACTGCGTTTCTCCGACAAGATGGGCAAGAAGGGGACTTATATACGTGTCCCCGAGTGCGGGTGGGAATGTTAAGAACAAGTTCAGGGTTCACATCAAGAATGCGAAGTTCCGAAATGATTCAAAACCGCTTGACCCCGCTTGCGATTGCTTTGTATGCCAGAATTACTCCAGAGCCTATATCCATCATCTTTTTGTTTCAAACGAGCTTACCTATTTCCGTTTGGCTTCCTATCACAACGTTTACTTCTTCCTAAAGCTTATGGAAGAGATCAGGGAGGCGATAAAGGGAGGATATTTTGCTGAACTCAAGAAGGAGTGGTTGGGGGAGTAG
- a CDS encoding flavodoxin family protein, whose protein sequence is MKLLAINGSPNKRNTYALLEALVEEAKKLGAEAEILNLADYNINPCKGCDACLKGDCVQKDDIFKVLEAMRKADAIVIGAPTYFGSVPGIVKNLIDRSRMDRMGGFRLRNKVFAPVVTSGLRHGGAEFVAMSLIVYALGQAMIVVSTAENPITTGSFPVGVIQGDAGWRGVKKDEIALNTARALARRIVEVANATQSLRK, encoded by the coding sequence AAAAGAAATACTTATGCCTTGCTTGAGGCTCTTGTCGAGGAGGCAAAAAAGCTTGGTGCGGAAGCGGAGATTTTAAACCTCGCGGATTACAACATAAACCCATGTAAAGGCTGTGATGCGTGCTTAAAGGGAGATTGCGTGCAAAAGGATGACATTTTCAAAGTGCTTGAAGCTATGAGAAAAGCTGACGCAATAGTAATTGGAGCCCCAACTTATTTTGGCAGTGTTCCCGGAATTGTTAAGAACCTTATTGACAGAAGCAGAATGGATCGAATGGGCGGTTTCAGGCTCAGAAATAAAGTGTTTGCCCCTGTGGTGACTTCGGGTTTAAGACATGGTGGTGCGGAGTTTGTTGCAATGAGCTTGATCGTTTACGCTCTCGGACAGGCGATGATTGTCGTTTCTACAGCTGAGAATCCGATTACCACGGGTAGCTTTCCAGTTGGAGTGATCCAAGGAGATGCGGGCTGGCGTGGTGTGAAGAAGGACGAGATTGCCCTGAATACTGCAAGAGCCCTTGCAAGAAGAATTGTCGAGGTAGCAAATGCTACGCAAAGCCTTAGAAAATGA